The Camelus bactrianus isolate YW-2024 breed Bactrian camel chromosome 13, ASM4877302v1, whole genome shotgun sequence nucleotide sequence GTTGGGCATTATCACTAGCTGTCATTCAAGGTAGAAAGCTGTGTTCAGCAACCCAATAAATACAAATTCTGAGCCTACCACATAAAGCTTGGTTCAAAATTAGTGCTTGCATTCCAGTATGTGCCCTATTGATTATTACATTTGTTCATGGAGTTTTCTTGGGAATGCACTGATTATGCAAAAGAAGTTCATCCCCTACTGGGGCAACTGGCTTTCTTACCCGAGGACCGACTAGTGGCCGCATTTGAGGTTGTGGTACCCCGGCTTTCTTCTTGGACGTGGACTGTGCTTTCTGCAGTTGGCAGATCCTCTCCGGGTCTGTCTGTTACACTCTTTGCTCTTGTTGGCACCTATTGGAGATGGAAATgaggcaaaacagaaacaaaacctaaTGCTTTAAAAGATATATGCTGGCTTATAATAGCGAAGGATTTAAGAcggtataaatatataaaatatatgatgaCATAAATTTAAAgtggaaacaagaaaacaaacaaaaagaaacaataagaATAGGGGCAGGAATAAAATCATGTCTACTCCAGAAATAAATGCCAAATGTTTAGCATGCTGACTTCCTAAGGTCTTAACTCTTCAGAAAATACTGGATCCCGAGGCGTTAATTCTTCCTCTCCCTTGAACTTGAATGGCACTTTTTCCCTGAACCTGTATATGGCACTGCCCTCTCTCCCTCAATTAGAATAATAGCTAGCCTTCACTGAGGGCTTACTATACGCCAGGCCCTTTAAATACTTTCTCATTTACACCACGAAAAACCCTATGAAGTAAATTCTATTATTAGCCCCATAGGATGAACAAGGCTTAGAAGGATCAGATAATATGCCCAAACTCACACAGCCAACAAACGACAGAACAAGACTTGGAAATGGTTCCGTTGACCCCAAAGTCCATGCCAAtgtatattcaacaaatatgcacTAGTGAGCACAGGCAACCAAACCAAAAATAGATCAACAGGGCTACACCAAACTTAAAAactttgtgcatcaaaagacacaatcaacagagtgaaaaggcaatctatggaatgggagaaaatatttgcaaaccatataactgataaaagtataaagaactcctacaactcaacattaaaaaatcaaataacatgatttaaaaaatgcataaaaggacttgaatagacatatCTCCAAATATGACACATAGTGGCCAACAAACACAtggaagatgctcagtatcaATAATCATCAGAGAATagccaatcaaaaccacaacgagatgaTTGCCTCACccctgttaggatggctactaccaaaagaacagaaaacgacatgttggcaaggatgtggagaacttGGAACcactgtgcactgttggtgggattgtgcAGTCGCTACAGAAAATAGGATGGAGGGTCCTCAGAAAAACTAAAAccagaactaccacatgatccagaaattccacctctggatatatacccaaaagagtTAAAAGCAAGGTCTGGAAGAGAAGATtgcacatccatgttcatagccAAGAGTTGGAAGCaactgacagataaatggatgaagaaagtgtggtgcgtgcacacacacacatacacaccacacacaatagaatattattcaatctcaaaaggaaaaaaattacacatgccacaacatggatgacaCTTGGGGACATTATTGCTAAAGTATAatgaattaagtgaaataagtcagtcactaAACACCCTTGCATGTgatcacaaacacatatataacaAACACCCTCATACACAATCACATGCCTTTGGAGCAAGTTCCTCTCTTCCTGAAACACTTACCAGAGCTGTCAAGCCAGCCGACTTGTGGGGCTCTTCACTGGCACTTGGGGTCGTGGCGTAATCTTCCACACGCGGGATCACCTTGCCATCTGTCACACCTTGGGTTACATCATCTTCTGGCCGGACTGTGCTGGCTGAAAAGGAAAGACTGAGTCAGACCTTAAGGTGGAAATCATGTAAGCAGTCCTATTTGGCCAGCTACAATCagattttctttcccatttcttttgggtattttttccttttttcttgaggGGTGGTCATCATTCTGGCTTCACACAAACCATACTCTTTGTCTCTattgcaaatgaaaggaagacGAAATACAAAAAGGTGAAgcagccagcccctccctggtATCCCACTGAGGCGTGCTGGCCAGCGAGACCTATATCTTGCCTTTTTAATAACGAACCTGATTCTTCCCGGTGCCATTTCATACAGTGAATTAATGCATTAGGGTTAATAGGATACCATTTAGACCTAGAAAAATGCTAAATTAGAAGAATCTGGAAAGATTTCTAAAAATACTGATTTGCAGGCTCTATCCCAaacctacagaatcagaatccaAAGGCAGGGCTTCCATCTTTTTAACATCAAGCTCGCTCTCCATGTAATTTTGAGACTGCTGTCTGCTTGAATGATTGGGACCGCTGCCTCTGACCACAGACCTCATAGATTACATGGAGTTCAACGTCATCTTTTACAGTGGGGGGGGTTGTTGCCTACAGGGGAGAGTCAGTAATACACTTAAGGGTGCTGAGATAACCAACAGAACTCTTAGGGCACCCAGAGCCCCACAAACTCACGGCCGGCTGCTGACCCTGGCTTTTCTGCGTTAACACTGGATGAATGACCCTGTTGTGCCAATAAGAAAGGTTTCCAGAGGAGCAGGGGATGGGTGGAGTGGAATTGCAGGTTGGATTCCAGGACTAAAAGGAGAACAACAAGTGGCCTCTTCTTCACCCTCTACCGCAATGATCCGAACTAATCGCCACCGA carries:
- the PDPN gene encoding podoplanin isoform X1 produces the protein MWKVPLLFCVLGSASLWVLAGASTVRPEDDVTQGVTDGKVIPRVEDYATTPSASEEPHKSAGLTALVPTRAKSVTDRPGEDLPTAESTVHVQEESRGTTTSNAATSRSSEKTDGKEQTTVEKDGLETVTLVGIVVGVLLAIGVIGGIIIVAVRKMSGRYSP
- the PDPN gene encoding podoplanin isoform X2 — encoded protein: MWKVPLLFCVLGSASLWVLAGASTVRPEDDVTQGVTDGKVIPRVEDYATTPSASEEPHKSAGLTALVPTRAKSVTDRPGEDLPTAESTVHVQEESRGTTTSNAATSRSSDGLETVTLVGIVVGVLLAIGVIGGIIIVAVRKMSGRYSP